A window from Betta splendens chromosome 1, fBetSpl5.4, whole genome shotgun sequence encodes these proteins:
- the tnip2 gene encoding TNFAIP3-interacting protein 2 isoform X1, translated as MDSVSVNAENDAPKDRTRSYSTLNTLYHETRVEVELLNKEISLKDNIITDLKARLGKHERLCVNVGDNEPVVVGPSKSLLESLCKEICKLKQKRKDMEFKAARQEEEVQRLSVQLRQKDLELESLRCQPEHEKDREVQRLRLALEERERRDATRAVLCGSLAEEADGLRSQLGATARLCHKLLARLETDARGAAPEEAAPQQTPQAEESPDPSGVRGHVRQLQAENKQLKERVAYVSGLLRPSPRSPCPRTQPLTAPRLRFQVQGLNSQWQKYDSSREDYIRGLCHRLKETSGLGSVGAGLLHQEISRLNGLLEDKVGECSRLGREAEEARRRQQERIQTLEQQVLIYAEDFKSERADRERAQGHIDDLKEQVHQLKQQLLKQQGAGREARDLVPVCRVHIGHRISPKRHKEPPEHMLRTNAEAPQPPAPAPAPRSPGTVVATPSLVWECPVSELQCPWCHAKFSESDAVEYMNHCEECAKL; from the exons ATGGACAGCGTGAGCGTGAACGCGGAGAACGACGCGCCGAAGGACAGGACGCGCAGCTACAGCACGCTGAACACGCTGTACCACGAGACTCGGGTGGAAGTCGAGCTGCTCAACAAAGAGATCTCATTAAAGGACAATATTATCACAGACTTAAAAGCGAGGCTGGGCAAGCACGAGCGGCTCTGTGTGAACGTGGGGGACAACGAGCCCGTGGTGGTCGGGCCGTCCAAGTCCCTGCTGGAGAGCCTGTGCAAAGAAATCTGTAAGCTGAAGCAGAAGAGAAAGGACATGGAGTTCAAGGCAGCGAGGCAGGAAGAG GAGGTCCAGAGGCTGAGCGTGCAGCTCCGGCAGaaggacctggagctggagagccTGCGGTGTCAGCCGGAGCACGAGAAGGACCGGGAGGTCCAGCGGCTGCGCCtggcgctggaggagagggagcggcgCGACGCCACCCGGGCCGTGCTGTGCGGCTCCCTGGCCGAGGAGGCGGACGGCCTGCGCAGCCAGCTGGGCGCCACGGCGCGGCTGTGCCACAAGCTGCTGGCGCGGCTGGAGACGGACGCGAGGGgggcggcgccggaggaggcggcgccgcagcAGACGCCTCAGGCGGAGGAGTCCCCGGACCCGAGCGGCGTCCGCGGCCACGTCCGTCAGCTGCAGGCGGAGAACAAGCAGCTCAAGGAGCGCGTGGCGTATGTGAGTGGGCTCCTCCGTCCGTCGCCGCGCTCCCCGTGCCCCCGAACGCAGCCTCTGACTGCGCCGCGTCTCCGCTTCCAGGTGCAGGGCCTGAACTCCCAGTGGCAGAAGTACGACTCCAGCCGCGAGGACTACATCCGCGGCCTGTGCCACCGGCTGAAGGAGACGAGCGGCCTGGGCTCGGTCGGCGCCGGCCTGCTCCACCAGGAGATCTCCAGGCTCAACGGCCTGCTGGAGGACAAGGTGGGGGAGTGCTCCAGGCTGGGccgggaggcggaggaggcccGGAGGCGGCAGCAGGAGCGCATCCAgacgctggagcagcag GTGCTCATCTACGCCGAGGACTTCAAGTCGGAGCGCGCCGACAGGGAGCGGGCGCAGGGTCACATCGACGACCTCAAGGAGCAGGTGCatcagctgaagcagcagctgctcaagcag CAGGGGGCGGGTCGAGAGGCCAGGGATTTGGTGCCCGTGTGCCGCGTACACATAGGACACAGGATCTCCCCCAAGCGGCACAAGGAGCCGCCGGAGCACATGCTGAGGACTAACGCCGAGGCGCCGcagccgccggcgccggcgccggcgccgcggtcGCCTGGCACAGTGGTGGCGACGCCGAGCTTGGTCTGGGAGTGCCCCGTGTCGGAGCTGCAGTGTCCGTGGTGCCACGCCAAGTTCAGCGAGAGTGACGCTGTGGAGTACATGAACCACTGCGAGGAGTGTGCCAAACTCTAA
- the tnip2 gene encoding TNFAIP3-interacting protein 2 isoform X2, with translation MDSVSVNAENDAPKDRTRSYSTLNTLYHETRVEVELLNKEISLKDNIITDLKARLGKHERLCVNVGDNEPVVVGPSKSLLESLCKEICKLKQKRKDMEFKAARQEEEVQRLSVQLRQKDLELESLRCQPEHEKDREVQRLRLALEERERRDATRAVLCGSLAEEADGLRSQLGATARLCHKLLARLETDARGAAPEEAAPQQTPQAEESPDPSGVRGHVRQLQAENKQLKERVAYVQGLNSQWQKYDSSREDYIRGLCHRLKETSGLGSVGAGLLHQEISRLNGLLEDKVGECSRLGREAEEARRRQQERIQTLEQQVLIYAEDFKSERADRERAQGHIDDLKEQVHQLKQQLLKQQGAGREARDLVPVCRVHIGHRISPKRHKEPPEHMLRTNAEAPQPPAPAPAPRSPGTVVATPSLVWECPVSELQCPWCHAKFSESDAVEYMNHCEECAKL, from the exons ATGGACAGCGTGAGCGTGAACGCGGAGAACGACGCGCCGAAGGACAGGACGCGCAGCTACAGCACGCTGAACACGCTGTACCACGAGACTCGGGTGGAAGTCGAGCTGCTCAACAAAGAGATCTCATTAAAGGACAATATTATCACAGACTTAAAAGCGAGGCTGGGCAAGCACGAGCGGCTCTGTGTGAACGTGGGGGACAACGAGCCCGTGGTGGTCGGGCCGTCCAAGTCCCTGCTGGAGAGCCTGTGCAAAGAAATCTGTAAGCTGAAGCAGAAGAGAAAGGACATGGAGTTCAAGGCAGCGAGGCAGGAAGAG GAGGTCCAGAGGCTGAGCGTGCAGCTCCGGCAGaaggacctggagctggagagccTGCGGTGTCAGCCGGAGCACGAGAAGGACCGGGAGGTCCAGCGGCTGCGCCtggcgctggaggagagggagcggcgCGACGCCACCCGGGCCGTGCTGTGCGGCTCCCTGGCCGAGGAGGCGGACGGCCTGCGCAGCCAGCTGGGCGCCACGGCGCGGCTGTGCCACAAGCTGCTGGCGCGGCTGGAGACGGACGCGAGGGgggcggcgccggaggaggcggcgccgcagcAGACGCCTCAGGCGGAGGAGTCCCCGGACCCGAGCGGCGTCCGCGGCCACGTCCGTCAGCTGCAGGCGGAGAACAAGCAGCTCAAGGAGCGCGTGGCGTAT GTGCAGGGCCTGAACTCCCAGTGGCAGAAGTACGACTCCAGCCGCGAGGACTACATCCGCGGCCTGTGCCACCGGCTGAAGGAGACGAGCGGCCTGGGCTCGGTCGGCGCCGGCCTGCTCCACCAGGAGATCTCCAGGCTCAACGGCCTGCTGGAGGACAAGGTGGGGGAGTGCTCCAGGCTGGGccgggaggcggaggaggcccGGAGGCGGCAGCAGGAGCGCATCCAgacgctggagcagcag GTGCTCATCTACGCCGAGGACTTCAAGTCGGAGCGCGCCGACAGGGAGCGGGCGCAGGGTCACATCGACGACCTCAAGGAGCAGGTGCatcagctgaagcagcagctgctcaagcag CAGGGGGCGGGTCGAGAGGCCAGGGATTTGGTGCCCGTGTGCCGCGTACACATAGGACACAGGATCTCCCCCAAGCGGCACAAGGAGCCGCCGGAGCACATGCTGAGGACTAACGCCGAGGCGCCGcagccgccggcgccggcgccggcgccgcggtcGCCTGGCACAGTGGTGGCGACGCCGAGCTTGGTCTGGGAGTGCCCCGTGTCGGAGCTGCAGTGTCCGTGGTGCCACGCCAAGTTCAGCGAGAGTGACGCTGTGGAGTACATGAACCACTGCGAGGAGTGTGCCAAACTCTAA
- the sfrp2 gene encoding secreted frizzled-related protein 2 yields the protein MRAPVARVTVLWMIALPCVAAIHGLYSLGQHELLYKKNHCKQIPANLLLCNDIEYADMRLPNLLGHETMNEVLQQAASWIPLVQKRCHPDTRKFLCSLFAPVCLDDLDEPIQPCRSLCEGVRSGCAPVMSSFGFPWPKMLDCDRFPLDNDLCIPPASTENVVPVTKVPTVCDACKETDENDNEIVDNLCKNDFALKIKVKEIFYVNGDTKIVPETKSRTIYKMSGMTERDLRKTVLWLKDGLQCICEEMNDINAAYLVMGQKMDGNLVITSLKRWQKGQREFKRISRSIRKLQC from the exons ATGAGAGCGCCGGTTGCCCGCGTGACGGTCCTGTGGATGATCGCGCTGCCGTGCGTGGCGGCCATCCACGGCTTGTACAGCCTCGGCCAGCACGAGTTGCTCTACAAAAAGAACCACTGCAAACAAATCCCCGCAAACCTCCTCCTGTGCAACGACATCGAGTACGCGGACATGCGCCTGCCGAACCTGCTCGGACACGAAACCATGAACGAGGTCCTGCAACAGGCGGCGTCGTGGATCCCGCTGGTCCAGAAGCGGTGTCACCCGGACACGAGGAAGTTCCTGTGCTCCCTCTTCGCCCCCGTGTGCCTGGACGACCTGGACGAGCCCATCCAGCCGTGCAGGTCTCTGTGCGAGGGCGTCCGCAGCGGCTGCGCGCCCGTGATGTCGTCCTTCGGCTTCCCGTGGCCGAAGATGCTGGACTGCGACCGCTTCCCGCTCGACAACGACCTGTGCATCCCGCCCGCGAGCACGGAGAACGTCGTGCCAGTCACCAAAG tGCCCACTGTGTGTGACGCGTGCAAGGAAACGGATGAAAATGACAACGAAATAGTTGACAACCTGTGTAAGAACGACTTTG CCCTGAAGATCAAAGTCAAGGAGATCTTCTACGTCAACGGTGACACCAAGATTGTGCCGGAGACCAAGAGCAGGACCATCTACAAGATGAGCGGCATGACGGAGCGCGACCTGCGGAAGACGGTGCTGTGGCTGAAGGACGGCCTGCAGTGCATCTGCGAGGAGATGAACGACATCAACGCCGCCTACCTGGTCATGGGCCAGAAGATGGACGGCAACCTGGTCATCACCTCGCTGAAGCGCTGGCAGAAGGGACAGCGCGAGTTCAAGCGGATTTCCCGCAGCATTCGGAAGCTGCAGTGCTAA